The window cacacacaactgtggaactggattcagagccaaatcaaacccacacaactgtggaactgggttcagagtcaaatcaaacccgcaagactgtggaactggattcagagtcaaagcAGGGAGGTGACCTCTCTGGCCAAAGTAATCCCACACTGtaacactgtggaactggactgAAGGGTGAATTTAAACCCAGTATTAAGCGTAACAGGTTTGGTGAGTAATACACTGTTGTTATCACAAATGATTTAAACAGCACTGAATTCAATATGACTCATTTAGATTTCGATATATCAACAGCAGATCATGATAATTCAGGATTAATTGTTTAGTCAGGTTTCACAGTATCGTAGGTGCACCAGGaccgactgactgactgactgctggtGTCCTGATGTAGTTTACCACGAAGCATCAGCGAAAAAACCTGTTTGGAAAACCTGTGATAATAGCTACAAGCCCCCCTCCCTCCAGACAGGTTCCATGATTCCATGACTTAAACAACAAAAACCATTgatgttgtaaagataatacataaactcctacattcaaaatcaaataggtctgaaatgtttccttcaCCGGGTGTGGCTATTTCGACGTatcaactatatcctaatagtcaccttcaggaatacagtatccattgagctagtgtagtttattcaacatctAGACTTGAGAATACTGATCCGCAATATAGTCGTTcaactttatcctaatagtcatcttctgtattcctgaagatgactattaggcctagttaaaatatcaaataagcTACTAGCTAttgaggaaacatttcagactcatTTTATTCTTATCACGAGAATTACTAATATTTTGAAAGGAATCCTGAATAAAATATCTTCAACAATTGTTTTTCAATATGACCTATTGGATATATAACTGTTTCATTGTTAGGCCAGACAAACTGTCACGTTGGTCTCTGTACAGTTACAAATAGAGGCTTCCCGATAATTGTAATAAATGcctatattttatattcatcaaaAACAAGAGACTGATGAATCATGAAATAGGAATGACACTGAAAAACCACAGAACAAACTGTCACCCACCTCTACCATATAAACACCCCCTAGAATGCCAGTTAAATACAGTCATTGTTTTTTGTGGTTTTGTGTTTGCAGTCTAGGAAGCTGGGAACGGTTTTCAAACAAATTGACAAATTTCCGTTGAAGCCTCAACAATAGGAATACCAAAatactgggcccagtttcacaaaaatgtttaactcttaaatcgatttaatttcttcattaattcagtttattttaaatcgatttaggccttaatcgtttttttggtgaaactgggccctggttaGTAAGAATGGATGAAGAGTGAATCTGTTGGGGGTATAGGGTAGAAGGCGTGTACTGGTAGTATTGTACGCGTAGGTCTATACATGCATACGAGATGTAAATGTTTCCATACAGCTGTTCACAGAATGAGGGTTCAATATTACAGATGTCATCGGAAAAcattcaaaaccaaaaaataatACCCGATTCCACCCTGGTATAGACAGCTGTGGATAGACCCTGCATGCCAGGGCTGCCTTCAAAAATACCTCTTgacctatgacgtcatcacatTTAAGGCAGCGACTAGGCCTgtctagaaaagatgtttgCCTttatccccctatgacatcatcaaattttttactagtgatttgatctatagacacctTTAGGAAAggtgtctgcctccataaatccccctatgacatcatcaaattgtcactGCTAGTGATTTGGTCTATatacacttctagaaaagatgtctacctacataaatccccctatgacatcatcaaattgatttctTGTCCcaatgaactgtggaactgggtgctgAACTGGGtcaagaactgtggaaccataTCCAGAACCATTTCCATGTCatgaactgttgaactggatcctgaactgtggaactggatcctgaactgtggaactggatcaggTGCAGAAGTGGGTAAAATAGTTAAATTGATACTTACAAGAACTTTAGTGAACCTTCGCTCCAACTCGGAGCCATCCGGCATCGGCGTCCTCTGAACTGGCATCGCGGGCGTTGAAGAATGATTTCGATTATAATCCGAATTTACGCTTCCCGCATTACCCATAATACACTCCTCTACTGATCACGTGACCTACACGATGGCGCGTTACGACGACAAACATTCATCTGAATCCCAGGACACGACGTCTTTAAATCCAAACAATGAGGCATCGAACACACGGAAAATTCTATCCAGAGTTCCTTAACAAATTGAGGATATCCACGGAACGAAATAAAGAGAAATTCTTTGTAATCCTTTCTTTGGTAGTTAAGCTAATCCTACCTACTACGTTTCtcgaaatgaatgaatttacacAAATTGACCCCCCGAGTTTCAGTAGGGGTAGCCGCCCTTTCCGTCAGTCAGTGGATAGACTGAGTCTGAgaaaaacaatacaaaaactttcaaaaagaaacttttttttcgaataacACTTTAACGCATTAACAACGGTAACTTATCATTGTAATCTAGAAGTGTTTATCCTGGTGTCATATTGCCTGCTTTCACCTGTTTAAAGTCCACcgtgaattcatcattatttcccATTATTCCACATATTATTTTTAGCAGAAATCGCTCGAAATGAACCAAACCCGGAAATGATCGGTTTACACTAATCGGCGTATTGTACGAGTGAACTAGCGGGTGTCGGATTCGGACGCGGAAACGGGTCATACTAAAAGGCTTCGATTCCGGCCTCAGACGCGGATCAGATATGTCGCAATTTTCCCGTGccctgaaaaaaatacaatggCAATTTTTTTCAGGACATTTTTTTCCACCCGCATCAGATAGGCAGTCCGCATACGAGATTAGAATTATATTTGCTTTatctaatatttgaaattaccAGCAGGGAAAGTTCTTACAGTACACTTTCTAGGAGAAACCTATCGAAACGTCGAAATAAGTTTACACCCGACTGCTTACCATTAGATCTATGGTCTAATGGTTTGAATGCTCGGCCTGGCGTGCTTGAGGTCGCAGGTTCATGTCCTACCAGCGTTGGGGTTTCTTTAAGCAGAAATTTTGCCTGGAGACGCCCGATATGGCATCATGACACATAACaagcaatttcattttccgTGAAATTGTTGTTATCTTGGTAAGAAGTAATAAGTTAACCGAAACAACATCTTGTGCAATGAATTTCCTCACTTATAGAAAGAGCCTCCTCCACAGACAAACTTAAATATTTAATACAAAATCTTTATTGCGACAAGAAATGTTACATTTTTACACAAGTTTACAAGTTTATATTACACTTTTAAATTGAATTCTAAACCGTTATACAAGTTTTCAATATGATGTTTTAATTTCTTATAACTTTAAATTTGTCATAAATAATCAAAGCCCGCATGATGCAAATCCTTAAGATACAGGGAGATCTGAATCGTGATATATATCTCTAGATAAAATGGACTGTGCATTTGCCATGGAGTAGACTACCTCTAATTATCAAATGCTTCGATAAGAATGGgcagtctactgtagaccGAGTCAAGAGTGGACAGTCTACAGTAGACTAGAGACACAGCccacagtctactgtagatcagagtCAAGAGTGAACAGTCTACAGTAGACCAGAGACACAGCCCACAGTCTACAGTAGACCAGAGACACAGCccacagtctactgtagatcagagacACAGCCCACAGTCTACAGTAGACCAGAGACACAGCccacagtctactgtagatcagagacACAGCCCACAGTCTACAGTAGACCAGAGACACAGCccacagtctactgtagatcagatAGGATTGGACAGTCTACAGTAGACCAGAGACAACCccacagtctactgtagaccAGAGGAAAGCTCAgttctactgtagatcagagacAAGCCCACAGTCCACTGTACCGTACAAACTTATTTCTGTTATTCACTTAAGCATCTCTCCGTGAGGAGGCATGGGTATCCCGCGCGGGTCTGGAGTCTCGAGATTCTTCAGTAATTGAGCGAGCCAGCGTTTCGTCGAATTATCGTCCTTCAAACAGTTCGCGAAGGTCACGTCCTTTAACTGGTCCGGTAAACACTGACGCAGCGCCTCGCGAGCCCTGAAAACAACAACACAACATACGCCATCTATAAGATAAACCATGAACTAGATATCTATAGTCCGAAATGCTTTTTCGAAATgcgaaatgatattttcatttctgtataTTTCTACATATAGGTTATAGATTGGATATCTCAAATCACTTCACACATATGCCATCTATTAGACGTATCGGACACTAACTTACCGAGGATTATCGGACAGTCTCAGGTAACATCGAACGACATGTTTTAATAATCGAGCCGATTGATCTTTAGCTAAATGGAGCACCATTTtaccctgaaaaaaaaaaaacaatcattttCAGTGTAATGAAGCATGGTACAGAGGGATTTGAGAGCAATTTCCTCTATGTGCTGGGATTTCTGAAATGTTGTCTTCACTTTTTTAGTATAAAGCATTGTGGCTTTCGAAGAggcagggttcgaacccgatggcattGCTTAagctagtgtggcagggtctAGACGCCcaatcaggttcaaatccctgctgagtGAGAACAGTAGAGGAGCAGCGAATATTCTACAATGCGCTTTGAAGAACAATGATGAGGTAATGAAGAGGATGTCaggaggggaggggggggggtgaaAGAGAGGGGGAAGTAAAAGGGAGTGAAAAGGGGTATTAAATATACTGACCAGAATCATAGCGACATGCGAGAATCGTTCGTACGTTTGGCAGATATAAGACAAACCGGTTTCATCCAGTAAAATCTTCTGTAGAATAAACGTCGCTACCTGAAAAATATGCAAAATCATGAAGTAACAGTGAATTGAGGGGAAGGGCCAACACCGTCCCTCCTTAACCCGTACAGAATCTGGATAATTGTCTCTTCTCTCCCCTGACACTCATGAAAAAACTCCTGTACAATCCAAAACGGATCCAGTTCCAGCTTGCGAGTTAGAATCAAGAGTTAGAATCAGTTCACttagaaatgtttgaaatcaaAACCCTAGAATTGAGTTCAAGAGGCGAACTGGCTCCCTCCCCTTCCTCCCTTCACCCTCCCCTTCCTCCCTTCACTCTCCCCTTCCTCCCTTCACCCTGGAATGAAATACATACCGTTTTTGACAGTTCACTACCCGATTCCATAATCCTCAAACAAAGTGGAATGATTTCAGTCGTCAATAGGAAATTTATCACTTCTTGTTCATCGGTCTGGAATATATTAAAAACACCATCACCAGATGGCGGCACACAGCCAGTCAGTTATATGTAACAATTCAAAATGGCCGATGTACGGAACGGCTGTGCCACCAGGTGGCGATACTTACTTTGACTAGAGCGCCGATGACTCCGAGACTCGTTAAACGCAGATATTCAAACGGTCGAGTTTTACTGACTGTGTGTAAAAACGGGTACAAAAACAACGGGATATgagctgaaaataaaaacaatcgaCATCACGATGAATATCAGACATCAGGGTCCGTCCTGGGTGTAACAGGGTCCGTCCTCGATATAACAGGGTCCTTCCCTTCAGATCGGTCCGTCCTGGATATAACAGGGTCCTTCCCTACAGACCGGTCCGTCCTGGATATAACAGGGTCCGTCCTGGATATAACAGGGTCCGTCCTGGATATAACAGGGTCCGTCCTGGATATAACAGGGTCCTTCCCTTCAGATCggttattcatatatcacagggtccctacagatcggtgATTCCTGGATacacagggtccctacagaatagtcattcctggatatacagggtccctacagatcagtcattcctggatataacagggtccctacagatcggttTTCATAGGTCTATATCACaaggtccctacagatcggttattcatatatcacagggtccctacagattgGTGATTCCTGGATGTGAGGTCAGAAGGGAATTTGAGGGGCCAAGGGCTATCACTCAGAATTTGAGGGATTTTGTACTGTCAAAAATGGATTTTGGTATTTGAGGGATTTTAGGGGCTGTAGGAACCATGTGTTATTACTATAGACTTCTCCTGAATGTCTACTGTTTATCTCTCGGTAAACCATTGTTTTAGTaattttgtaagcaaattccTAACCTCAACTAAACTTGGTTTCTAATTAACCAGTAGGTTAACAATTAGGTAGAAAATCCTGGTCCCAACATTACCGATTTAGGACACTGTGCAACTACAAACATTTCCAATTGCCTATTTCTGTTTTGGCCATTTTGCACAAAAAGGAGATTCAAGCAGCTTTGAtagtattttcatttcggAAGAAGTTTTTAAGGAAGCATTAGTAGTACGTAGGGACCTTGACCTACCTCTGAGAAACGCCGACCTAGTTTCCGGATGAGATGCGACACATTGTAACAACGCTAAAGCATTACAAACTCTGTTCGACTGATGTGCCTAGaataaaataacaaataacattgaaatcatttcaCTCTTGTACCTCAGGGAAATCATGATCACAGACAGCTAGGAGTGGATTAACACTTACTGTAAGATTAGGTGGATTAATAGCGggataaatgttgataatctcTTGCAGTAACGCGGCAACCGTACCGAACGAGTTCCACAACATCGGAGCCAAATCCGGAACAACTTCTCGCTTTTTACTGaacagaaaaaacaaaattaaggCCAATCGTCATTTTGCTTATTTTAAACCATTTATCCTTAAAACCCTTAATCTGCTAATCCTCTAAATCCTTAATCTGTTAATCCTCTAAATCCTTATCCTTATCATTATCCTTAACCTTCCCTCAACGCAGGGCCTGGTTTTTCGAACTGCTAACATTGATTCAGTGGTGAGGAATCCAGAATCAATGGTAGCCGAACTGCTTCTTGTGGTTCTGGTTGCTGAAATATCGCTTCTAGGTTAGAGAAGCAGGAAAGAAGGGGTCCTACCTGAGTTCCAGTAAAGCATTCTCTCTAGTTTCTTGATACGACAACTCAATAATCCATTGATATATTTTATCTCTGTCGACTTGTTGTTGAGTAACGCCTGAACCGGGACCGGGCGTAGGTGGTTGACCTACACCGCCGACTGCAGGGGGTTGACCTACATTCATCATCTATAAAACCATACAATCATTATATCACCATATTCTATAGAAATTTTAGTCTCTAGGGCCAAAAGTGCACAAATATGAggttaattttcatcatttcaaaatgcaaTAACGCCAAAACCCAGGCacttagtctgaataccagtcctTGTTACCGGTTCCCTACAGTTGTTTGTGGAATGatggctaggtactagactaataTCTGAGATGTCTTAGGACGGTGGAGGAGAGGGGGCTTTTTTTAATAGCCGTTTTACTAGATAGAGAGAGAGGCAGGGAGGCCAGGGCCCAGGGTATATTTTGGGAGGGGTAGTTCCTATACCTGTATAAAGTTATTTTCAGTAAGGTATGAATTGTTGCTAACTGTAGTTAAAACCATCGAGACCGACTGTAAAATCACGTCTACACAAATACAGCCTGAAGAATGTTATTACTTCACACTCCAAATAAATATTCTCACAGTTCACAGGTTCAGTTcgctaacaattcaattcactatatCACGTTTCAGGACGAAGGTGCGCGCTAATTGGCGGTTTAGGCACTTATAATCGCGTGCCAGGGTAGGTATTAGAATGGGCGCTAAATCACGGTTGCGGGACTTCGGAATACCGGTGTCGAAATCGTCATTCGCGGCTAACAAGCCGGCGCCTATTCGAATATGTTTGTTAATTCTTGTAAAGTGAGGTCGTAACTAAAGCACTCCCTCggttaatgaaataaagaaagtCGCACGAATGAATTTGAGGGCCGTACCTAGCATTTGAATCTTAGGGGGCAGAGAAACTCAAAAAGGGGCAGTCTAGCTAGAGTTATGACAATAATTAGATTAGTGGAAAAAGGGCACCTTTCTAAAA is drawn from Tubulanus polymorphus chromosome 10, tnTubPoly1.2, whole genome shotgun sequence and contains these coding sequences:
- the LOC141911794 gene encoding CCR4-NOT transcription complex subunit 9-like, encoding MVLTTVSNNSYLTENNFIQMMNVGQPPAVGGVGQPPTPGPGSGVTQQQVDRDKIYQWIIELSYQETRENALLELSKKREVVPDLAPMLWNSFGTVAALLQEIINIYPAINPPNLTAHQSNRVCNALALLQCVASHPETRSAFLRAHIPLFLYPFLHTVSKTRPFEYLRLTSLGVIGALVKTDEQEVINFLLTTEIIPLCLRIMESGSELSKTVATFILQKILLDETGLSYICQTYERFSHVAMILGKMVLHLAKDQSARLLKHVVRCYLRLSDNPRAREALRQCLPDQLKDVTFANCLKDDNSTKRWLAQLLKNLETPDPRGIPMPPHGEMLK